In Chaetodon trifascialis isolate fChaTrf1 chromosome 2, fChaTrf1.hap1, whole genome shotgun sequence, one DNA window encodes the following:
- the LOC139339067 gene encoding uncharacterized protein, translating into MSADDFQTKYASVMDSMLKSAIAETTKLFETMVDELKAEISRIKKENEDLKTRCSRFENASSQPTFYTRESEPLPGRSDRSEKRDTAVQCDLVSFCTMLVEQDQPLRHSSLQSQKQQCSHEEMEYALQEHNYTYGGGNAEMAFILVKQEQEEVESTMVCRQVLSDKADSPWASACGTENQGPFINRVCSTREIPLSQRHEETQVALELPSLGICSGLQGAQSHSSELEHSVVIPLSAIKDDLEEESEVSQEISESGSQGEFRTSEKHQLVVAQPHEPPEKEQPLVVPRQCQRESELLVNEQTDTMQQQNADAQSTHEQFAQTKSLNNGQACDELKNEVAEAGSYQPDLSVQCRRGQQSKKAKRPKLVKEILKSSSSDIPAEQEVKKSPTIRVEEIEVSSAVDIVHITSSESPQMCPVQPKDPNIALEGVENTEVGSLVVSIASLSRGCSSEMEKTRKSQQFSMVMEGGTIQTPSTEISSAIETPAESPQAPSVQSKDSNTSVTLQDAMLLVEAMNQSMVENTSSLQIMATPPQAQCVPHMGALQTVDEVPAEPPLPVETHEAIGTLPITELSTTLQSTIEELSAPLQTTGTTPTNEAETDMKAVIQKQQQTVFLSKTTTSSVPPPAAAVQRSVQSFHRHRPYPLITLVTPSRRGNTVPHKIIVVPRSISSLMPHKLTAQSTNQLPAVLSVVDAAQNKSVLPGSTAAGLPLRAPSSSPVSQKTLYVTSSKSLPVVRPSTTTSVDLQSESPLPPQKTNTIPRQVSAVASRKHQLQTIVLTAQQESNKSSPVMVSPPQFMSSSQELSVSVGTQTASGKVLIKSPQNVDNTPDNFESPKQTASVFETKNAHTETCSSLNMSVGLVPPSRSPAVPPTFEQQLCAVVRLTRLPFPISTKESVFVSRQPPNGSSDSQSILKKSCVVIPTQPPETLVLSTDICSSLKEGSFAVSVNTSQMSEEPDDIQEEASLTTENCIPMEESPNNGYFQPSTPSKLSQPVFEKSAVAINMTELSAVSGTAVEHTSNLDEEISIAAQDGVLPSGPSIEEKQSPALIHLTSSASKDTSDPHLQMLKTQFLAQLAVSPVEQDAKKASWSDSIDARASCAEPSTSDKKGLQKKSLMAQLQSHIKMHLQARSEANPEPHTEPETHSVSPTKSRSENDPTPIIPRRSGLCTNGVKPQMTVNESSVSSRTAVAKNVSASVSPRRSSSTTESATSKKMKKTCVRLRRTISTRNSASPKNTKNGDSPNNSKTISVTSKRTSSSRDDTSPKKTKYTSVSPGTSGLSKISTSSKISTNESTSVNHRKCTFTKDGSSTKQNKRESNAVSPRKCSTTTDGARTKNTKSETYSQSVTKDGASPRKAEKSASPRLIQDGTCPESNLRVVNAKKLSKAADATTVAKMKNAKQSKLMDGAKTSQLAENSASCKAVKKCTAKAVWTPPRMPTGKTLPAGGKMSVHFPVKKETVSQDRTVVYPPSVPLHPIPVKAPPVVSPLQPLSVIGRRLLKNQCGECGRVLSSSVALESHVSLHKGRRPFSCTLCGKRFADAKGLKRHGRVHRNGRIHMCQKCGKGFVYRFCLTKHLQMVHSRIKPFVCQMCDKGFFTKRDVEAHIRVHTGEKPFHCNLCEKKFARRVELNVHLRWHNGEKRHWCPYCGKGFLDFNNLKRHKYTHTGEKPHSCPYCPKNFTQSGHLKKHVKNVHKIQ; encoded by the exons ATGTCAGCGGATGATTTTCAGACGAAGTACGCCTCTGTCATGGATAGCATGCTCAAGAGTGCTATCGCGGAGACCACGAAACTTTTCGAAACTATGGTTGATGAGCTGAAGGCAGAAATATCCAGAATCAAGAAGGAGAACGAAGACCTCAAAACAAGATGCAGTCGATTTGAGAATGCGAGCAGCCAACCGACTTTTTACACCAGAGAGAGTGAGCCTCTTCCTGGGCGAAGCGACCGCTCTGAGAAACGTGACACAGCTGTTCAGTGTG acCTTGTTTCTTTCTGCACAATGCTGGTCGAGCAGGATCAACCATTGAGACACTCATCATTGCAAAGCCAAAAGCAACAATGCAGTCATGAGGAGATGGAGTACGCTTTGCAGGAGCACAACTATACCTATGGAGGGGGAAATGCTGAAATGGCATTTATACTTGTCAAACAGGAG CAAGAAGAGGTTGAGTCCACTATGGTCTGCAGGCAAGTCTTGAGTGATAAAGCAG ATTCACCTTGGGCCTCTGCCTGTGGAACTGAAAATCAAGGGCCTTTCATTAACAGGGTATGTTCAACTAGAGAAATACCCTTGTCTCAAAGACATGAAGAGACTCAAGTGGCCCTGGAACTGCCCTCTTTGGGAATATGTAGTGGTTTACAAGGAGCCCAGAGCCACTCATCGGAACTAGAGCATTCAGTGGTCATCCCACTTTCTGCAATAAAAGATGACCTTGAAGAAGAGTCTGAAGTCAGTCAGGAGATATCAGAAAGTGGTTCACAGGGAGAATTCAGGACATCTGAAAAACACCAATTGGTGGTTGCTCAGCCTCATGAACCCCCTGAAAAAGAGCAGCCATTAGTGGTCCCCCGACAATGTCAAAGAGAGAGTGAACTGTTAGTCAATGAACAAACTGACACTATGCAGCAACAAAATGCAGATGCGCAATCTACACATGAACAGTTTGCACAAACCAAATCACTCAACAACGGACAAGCATGTgatgaattaaaaaatgaaGTTGCAGAAGCTGGTAGCTACCAGCCTGACTTGTCAGTACAATGTAGAAGAGGACAGCAATCAAAGAAAGCAAAACGTCCGAAACTAGTGAAAGAAATACTTAAGTCATCATCTTCTGATAttccagcagagcaggaagtgaaaaaatCCCCTACAATAAGAGTGGAAGAGATTGAGGTCTCATCTGCAGTTGACATAGTTCATATCACTTCATCTGAGTCTCCACAAATGTGTCCAGTTCAGCCTAAAGATCCAAACATTGCTTTAGAAGGTGTGGAGAACACTGAGGTTGGTTCTCTGGTAGTTTCAATAGCATCTTTAAGTAGAGGATGTTCatctgaaatggaaaaaacacGCAAATCTCAACAATTTTCCATGGTTATGGAAGGAGGGACTATTCAAACTCCATCCACTGAGATTTCCTCTGCAATTGAAACACCTGCTGAGTCACCACAAGCGCCATCAGTTCAGTCCAAAGACAGCAACACCTCTGTAACTCTTCAGGATGCAATGCTGTTAGTTGAAGCCATGAATCAGTCAATGGTAGAAAATACATCCTCTCTACAAATAATGGCAACACCTCCTCAGGCCCAGTGTGTTCCCCACATGGGTGCCCTACAAACTGTGGACGAGGTCCCAGCTGAGCCACCGCTTCCTGTTGAAACTCATGAAGCTATAGGTACTCTACCCATAACAGAGCTATCCACAACATTACAGTCGACAATAGAGGAACTTAGTGCCCCTCTTCAGACTACAGGTACCACACCAACCAATGAAGCTGAGACTGACATGAAAGCTGTcatacaaaaacagcagcaaacggTCTTTTTATCCAAAACAACTACATCTTCAGTGCCCccaccagctgctgcagttcaaaGAAGTGTGCAGTCATTTCATCGGCACCGTCCCTATCCTCTGATAACATTGGTAACACCCAGTAGACGGGGTAACACAGTACCTCATAAAATAATTGTTGTGCCAAGATCAATATCCTCATTAATGCCTCATAAACTTACAGCACAGTCTACAAACCAGCTTCCTGCTGTTTTATCAGTAGTAGACgctgcacaaaataaaagtgtgcTTCCAGGCTCTACAGCTGCAGGCTTACCTCTCAGAGCACCTTCCTCTTCCCCGGTTTCTCAGAAAACATTGTATGTTACATCGAGcaaatcacttcctgttgtcaGACCATCAACCACCACCTCTGTAGACCTGCAGTCAGAGAGTCCTctacccccccaaaaaacaaatacaattcCAAGGCAGGTGTCAGCTGTAGCATCCAGGAAACATCAGTTACAGACCATTGTTCTGACAGCCCAACAAGAGTCCAACAAATCATCTCCTGTTATGGTGTCACCGCCGCAGTTCATGTCTTCATCACAGGAGTTAAGTGTTTCTGTGGGTACACAAACAGCTTCAGGTAAAGTGCTAATAAAGTCACCTCAAAATGTGGATAATACACCTGACAACTTTGAATCTCCCAAACAAACTGCCTCAGtttttgaaacaaaaaatgCTCATACAGAAACCTGTTCCAGTTTAAATATGTCAGTTGGGCTAGTGCCACCCTCCAGGTCTCCAGCAGTACCACCGACGTTTGAGCAGCAACTGTGTGCCGTGGTCAGATTGACCAGACTCCCATTTCCAATATCAACCAAAGAATCAGTCTTTGTCTCAAGACAACCTCCAAATGGATCTTCTGACTCTCAGTCCATTTTGAAAAAATCATGTGTTGTCATACCAACACAGCCACCAGAGACGCTTGTGCTATCCACTGACATTTGTTCCAGTTTAAAAGAAGGCTCTTTTGCTGTGTCTGTAAATACCTCTCAAATGTCAGAAGAGCCAGATGATATCCAAGAGGAGGCATCATTGACCACTGAAAACTGCATCCCTATGGAAGAGTCACCTAACAATGGGTATTTTCAGCCATCTACACCATCCAAGTTGTCACAGCCAGTCTTTGAGAAATCTGCAGTGGCCATCAACATGACTGAGCTTTCAGCTGTATCTGGTACAGCTGTTGAACATACTTCTAATTTGGATGAGGAAATCAGCATTGCAGCACAAGATGGTGTATTACCTAGTGGCCCATCCATAGAAGAGAAACAATCGCCTGCCCTCATACATCTCACCTCCTCCGCCTCCAAGGACACCTCAGATCCTCATTTACAGATGTTGAAAACCCAGTTCCTGGCCCAGCTGGCAGTGTCACCTGTTGAGCAAGATGCAAAAAAG GCCTCCTGGAGTGACTCTATAGATGCCAGAGCTTCTTGTGCAGAGCCCAGCACAAGTGACAAGAAAGGATTACAGAAAAAATCCCTTATGGCCCAACTTCAAAGTCACATCAAAATGCACTTGCAAGCTAGAAGTGAAGCAAATCCAGAACCACACACAGAACCTGAGACCCACTCTGTAAGCCCTACGAAGTCTAGATCAGAAAATGACCCTACTCCTATTATTCCTAGGAGATCTGGACTATGTACAAATGGTGTTAAACCCCAGATGACTGTTAATGAATCATCTGTCAGTTCGAGGACTGCTGTGGCTAAAAATGTATCAGCTTCTGTGAGTCCTAGGAGGTCTAGCTCAACTACAGAAAGTGCAACCtctaaaaagatgaaaaaaactTGTGTGCGTCTTAGGAGAACTATTTCAACCAGAAATAGTGCTAGccccaaaaatacaaaaaatggtGATAGCCCTAACAATAGTAAAACTATCTCTGTGACATCTAAGAGGACTAGTTCAAGTAGAGATGATACTAGTCCTAAAAAGACTAAATATACCTCTGTTAGTCCTGGGACATCTGGTTTAAGTAAAATCAGTACTAGCTCAAAAATATCCACCAATGAATCAACTTCTGTCAACCACAGGAAGTGTACCTTCACTAAAGACGGCTCCAGCactaaacaaaataaaagagaatCCAATGCAGTCAGTCCTAGGAAATGTAGTACAACTACAGATGGTGCTAGAACTAAGAACACCAAGAGTGAGACATATTCCCAAAGTGTTACCAAAGATGGTGCCAGTCCAAGAAAGGCTGAGAAATCTGCTTCACCCAGATTAATTCAAGATGGTACTTGTCCTGAAAGCAATCTTAGAGTGGTGAATGCTAAGAAGTTATCTAAAGCAGCAGATGCCACAACAgtagcaaaaatgaaaaatgccaaGCAATCAAAATTGATGGATGGAGCTAAAACAAGCCAGTTAGCAGAGAATAGTGCTAGCTGTAAGGCTGTAAAAAAATGTACAGCTAAAGCTGTGTGGACTCCTCCAAGAATGCCCACCGGTAAAACACTTCCAGCAGGGGGAAAGATGTCAGTGCACTTTCCTGTAAAGAAAGAGACAGTGTCCCAGGATCGTACAGTAGTTTACCCTCCGAGTGTTCCTCTTCACCCTATACCCGTCAAAGCACCACCTGTTGTATCACCATTACAGCCTTTATCAGTCATTGGTAGGCGTCTGCTCAAGAACCAGTGTGGGGAGTGTGGTCGTgtcctcagcagcagtgttgcCTTGGAAAGCCATGTTAGTCTTCACAAAGGTCGGCGACCTTTCTCATGCACACTTTGTGGGAAGCGCTTTGCAGACGCCAAGGGACTTAAACGGCATGGGCGGGTGCACCGCAATGGTCGCATCCATATGTGCCAGAAGTGTGGTAAGGGCTTTGTCTACCGATTTTGCCTCACCAAACACCTCCAGATGGTGCACAGCAGAATTAAACCTTTTGTCTGTCAGATGTGCGACAAGGGATTCTTCACAAAACGAGACGTGGAGGCACACATACGAGTCCACACGGGAGAGAAACCATTCCATTGCAACCTCTGTGAAAAAAAATTTGCAAGGAGGGTAGAACTAAATGTGCATTTAAGGTGGCATAATGGGGAAAAGAGACACTGGTGTCCATACTGTGGGAAAGGATTTTTAGACTTTAATAACCTGAAAAGGCACAAGTATacccacacaggggagaaaccacATTCCTGTCCATACTGCCCCAAGAACTTCACACAGTCAGGCCACCTGAAAAAGCATgttaaaaatgtacataaaatcCAATAA
- the LOC139337470 gene encoding von Willebrand factor A domain-containing protein 7-like, whose protein sequence is MTSVLSVALLGLALSGPTVAFVPIGGGASTHISITGTALLQKVTETCRAVAEAAGHEFKPTGSSPEELVQACLGPTATGEVSGAKFHSALQQVYNQNGLVDRDFVNSAPHHFSSEAFLKGRALITEGMVAIKANIRKENFQAARETLGRVLHTLQDFYSHSNWVELGYTEPYINLIRPELPLDNLADADAATCSDCASGTCPNSILSNILNEKKLTSGYIGIFSAAKPKGKCSHGGAADLSSTVDPRGGISKDERRPDNMALHDAAVRAATTASLQLLDDIRLAAGNNAFLRMLGIARSSVVCFVIDTTGSMSDDIDEARAVVYKIIDSKKGTQDEPSEYILVPFNDPDFGPMIRTTDPDKMKREISKLTATGGGDAPEMCLSGLQLALTGAPASSHIYVFTDATAKDIALKDTIVALIRSTGSTVSFFMTGIFSRRRRSLRASSFEDYKDLALASGGQAIQVSKKQLPEATDVILDTSTSALVTVLQRARNVGKQEIFPFILDESLKNITIYITGKSITFTLINPAGVSQSHSETSGKLGTIQTVGNLIRIHLNADKQTGTWKIDIKSNQPYTLKITGQSTITFIYDFVESFAGPHPGYAILSGRPNAGQPATMMLSVLGRRGPSSVAVGDVGLVSVSGPETFSNSTKTDMGNGDILVTVDAVPEGEFVVILTGTDKVSNSNFQRQSTTQMSVSKVIIQAVVDSSLEPGKAFKLPFSVMTQGSGGQYSIDARNDKDFPMSYPSELILTAGQYTNANLTITPPASTLSGTDVTLTMDVKSPSGVDSNYAVLRFAVVTKITDFVQPLCEVVSVLADDCPRDMSQCGLFQWELSANLTDGNGTGIESVSLYQGNGTLSYTSLTAPVIQAKYTGSCCSQVIELVAVDKVGNVGKCYHSIEPSAGPPALTLSLPLWLCLLVSTFVTRL, encoded by the exons ATGACTTCAGTGCTGAGCGTAGCACTGCTGGGTTTGGCCCTATCAGGGCCCACCGTGGCCTTTGTTCCCATCGGGGGTGGGGCATCCACCCACATCAGCATTACAGGGACAGCTCTATTGCAAAAAGTGACAGAGACATGTCGGGCGGTGGCTGAGGCCGCTGGTCATGAGTTCAAACCCACG GGCTCGTCTCCTGAGGAGCTGGTGCAGGCCTGTCTGGGCCCCACAGCAACAGGAGAAGTGTCTGGTGCCAAATTTCACTCTGCTCTTCAACAAGTCTACAACCAGAATGGGCTGGTAGACCGTGACTTTGTTAACAG tgcTCCACACCACTTCAGCTCAGAAGCCTTTCTGAAAGGACGTGCCCTAATCACGGAGGGCATGGTGGCCATTAAGGCTAACATTCGCAAGGAGAACTTCCAGGCTGCCAGGGAAACACTGGGCAGAGTCCTTCATACACTACAG GACTTCTACAGCCACAGTAACTGGGTGGAGCTGGGATACACAGAGCCATACATTAACCTCATACGCCCAGAACTTCCACTGGACAACCTggcag ATGCCGACGCTGCCACCTGCAGCGACTGTGCCAGTGGAACATGCCCCAATTCCATCCTCTCCAACATCCTAAATGAGAAGAAACTCACATCAGGCTACATAGGAATCTTCTCAGCAGCCAAGCCTAAAG GTAAATGCAGCCATGGGGGTGCAGCTGACTTGAGTAGCACAGTAGATCCTCGCGGAGGCATAAGCAAAGACGAGCGTCGCCCAGACAACATGGCTCTCCACGATGCTGCTGTGAGGGCAGCCACAACTgccagcctgcagctgctggatgacATCCGTTTAGCTGCCGGGAACAATGCCTTTCTGAG AATGTTGGGGATTGCCCGCTCCTCTGTGGTGTGCTTTGTTATTGACACCACTGGCAGCATGTCAGATGACATTGATGAAGCCAGGGCGGTTGTTTACAAAATCATTGACAGCAAAAAAGGGACGCAGGATGAGCCATCCGAGTACATTCTGGTGCCCTTCAATGACCCCG ATTTTGGACCGATGATCAGGACAACAGACCCTGataagatgaaaagagaaatcTCTAAACTCACAGCGACAGGAGGTGGTGATGCCCCTGAGATGTGCCTGTCAGGACTTCAG TTGGCTCTCACTGGTGCCCCTGCCTCCTCCCACATTTATGTTTTCACTGATGCTACAGCCAAAGACATTGCCCTCAAGGACACGATTGTTGCTCTCATCAGGAGCACCGGGTCAACG GTGTCATTCTTCATGACTGGGATCTTTAGTAGGCGTCGCCGGTCCCTCAGAGCTTCTTCCTTTGAAGACTACAAGGACCTGGCTTTGGCCTCTGGAGGCCAGGCCATCCAGGTGTCTAAGAAACAGTTGCCTGAGGCCACAGATGTCATCCTTGACACGTCCACTTCAGCTCTA GTGACAGTTCTTCAGCGTGCAAGGAATGTTGGGAAGCAGGAGATATTCCCCTTCATATTAGATGAATCTCTGAAAAATATCACTATCTACATCACAGGAAAATCCATTACTTTCACACTGATTAACCCTGCAG GCGTGAGCCAGAGTCACAGCGAGACCAGTGGTAAACTGGGGACCATACAGACAGTGGGCAACCTGATAAGGATTCATCTCAATGCTGACAAGCAGACAGGAACTTGGAAGATAGACATAAAGTCCAACCAACCGTACACACTTAAAATCACAG GCCAGAGTACAATTACCTTTATCTATGACTTTGTGGAAAGCTTCGCGGGACCTCATCCAGGTTATGCAATTCTCAGTGGGCGTCCAAATGCAG GTCAGCCAGCCACCATGATGCTCTCAGTGCTTGGTAGGAGAGGTCCGTCTTCCGTAGCTGTTGGAGATGTTGGCCTGGTATCTGTATCTGGTCCTGAGACTTTTAGCAACAGCACAAAAACTGACATGGGCAATGGAGACATCTTGGTGACTGTTGATGCAGTCCCTGAGGGGGAGTTTGTAGTCATTCTGACAGGAACTGACAAAGTGTCAAACAGCAACTTTCAGAGGCAATCTACCACCCAGATGTCTGTCTCCAAAGTGATAATCCAg GCCGTGGTAGACAGCAGTTTGGAGCCAGGAAAAGCCTTCAAGCTCCCCTTCAGTGTCATGACCCAGGGTTCTGGTGGTCAATATTCCATTGATGCCAGAAATGACAAAGACTTTCCCATGTCCTACCCAAGCGA GCTCATCTTGACAGCTGGACAATATACTAATGCTAATTTGACTATTACACCACCTGCCAGCACACTGTCAGGCACTGATGTCACTCTGACTATGGATGTCAAGTCGCCCAGTGGTGTTGACTCCAATTACGCCGTTTTGAGATTCGCTGTTGTTACCAAG ATTACAGATTTTGTGCAGCCCTTGTGTGAAGTGGTTAGTGTGCTAGCTGATGATTGCCCTCGAGATATGTCTCAGTGTGGACTTTTCCAGTGGGAGCTCTCGGCCAACCTTACTGATGGAAACGGCACCGGGATAGAGAGTGTTTCCCTGTATCAGGGCAATGGAACACTCTCATACACCTCTTTGACTGCTCCTGTCATTCAGGCAAAATACACAGGCTCCTGCTGCTCACAGGTCATTGAGTTGGTAGCTGTAGATAAAGTTGGCAATGTGGGCAAGTGCTATCATTCCATTGAG CCTTCTGCTGGCCCTCCTGCTTTGACCCTCTCTCTGCCACTGTGGTTGTGCCTGCTGGTATCGACCTTTGTAACAAGGCTTTGA